The following proteins come from a genomic window of Nocardiopsis sp. YSL2:
- a CDS encoding ABC transporter family substrate-binding protein: protein MRIGQVRYLAPVAALALVATACGGDGGNTQAASPSAQDLNPAPRADLQEGGTFVWAISAYDEQHNMHHVDGNLANVRRVAAAVLPSPARYDGEGTASPNTAFVTDFGVSDDGLEVHYELNPDAVWSDGEPVTADDYEANLETLSGERDGDWELGGIDGYDRVSEFVPGDDEYSFTLEFEEPYAEWPSLFSPLYPAEYMADDQKFKDGYRKDYPVTAGPFGDVEFDDVAERVTITKNEDWWGTEPLLDEIVFDAMGSDAMAAAFNNGEVDGFYLGYDAAGYELLKDREGDGAYFTQAVNHGHRAASLNGASPQLEDVDVRHAISLAIDRNALAEVALGAVNWPITGEVNRLLRSSQYGYRDNSEGYGEFDPEQAATLLDEAGWTLEDGAEFRTNEDGETLTLDWVASEDLDIAKDEAEIGRDMLAEVGIEVEVRQVPSNALFSEYIIPGNYELATYVLTGSNPYAGDSQENYGMPNEDGEWGNNLARTSTQEIDDAFAELRSETDPDRYAEIANEIDRMLWEEVVTIPFFERPGLYVVNEDLHNWGEYGLASDYVYEDIGWAAE, encoded by the coding sequence ATGCGAATCGGGCAGGTGCGCTACCTCGCACCCGTCGCGGCCCTGGCCCTGGTGGCCACTGCCTGCGGAGGCGACGGCGGCAACACCCAGGCGGCCTCTCCCTCCGCCCAGGACCTGAACCCCGCTCCCCGTGCGGACCTGCAGGAGGGCGGCACCTTCGTGTGGGCCATCAGCGCGTACGACGAGCAGCACAACATGCACCACGTCGACGGCAACCTGGCCAACGTCCGCCGGGTGGCCGCCGCCGTGCTGCCCAGCCCGGCCCGGTACGACGGTGAGGGCACGGCCTCTCCCAACACCGCCTTCGTGACCGACTTCGGTGTCAGCGACGACGGCCTCGAGGTCCACTACGAGCTCAACCCCGACGCGGTGTGGTCCGACGGTGAGCCCGTCACCGCCGACGACTACGAGGCCAACCTCGAGACCCTCAGCGGCGAGCGCGACGGCGACTGGGAACTCGGCGGCATCGACGGCTACGACCGGGTGTCGGAGTTCGTCCCCGGCGACGACGAGTACTCCTTCACCCTGGAGTTCGAAGAGCCCTACGCCGAGTGGCCCTCCCTGTTCTCCCCCCTGTACCCGGCCGAGTACATGGCGGACGACCAGAAGTTCAAGGACGGCTACCGCAAGGACTACCCCGTCACCGCGGGCCCGTTCGGGGACGTGGAGTTCGACGACGTCGCCGAGCGCGTCACGATCACGAAGAACGAGGACTGGTGGGGCACCGAACCCCTGCTGGACGAGATCGTCTTCGACGCCATGGGCAGCGACGCCATGGCCGCCGCCTTCAACAACGGCGAGGTCGACGGCTTCTACCTGGGCTACGACGCCGCCGGGTACGAGCTCCTCAAGGACCGCGAGGGCGACGGCGCCTATTTCACCCAGGCCGTCAACCACGGCCACCGGGCCGCCTCGCTCAACGGCGCCAGCCCGCAGCTGGAGGACGTCGACGTCCGCCACGCCATCTCCCTGGCCATCGACCGCAACGCTCTGGCCGAGGTGGCCCTGGGCGCGGTGAACTGGCCGATCACGGGCGAGGTCAACCGCCTGCTGCGCTCCAGCCAGTACGGCTACCGGGACAACAGCGAGGGGTACGGCGAGTTCGACCCCGAGCAGGCCGCCACGCTGCTCGACGAGGCCGGGTGGACCCTGGAGGACGGCGCTGAGTTCCGCACCAACGAGGACGGCGAGACGCTGACGCTGGACTGGGTGGCCTCCGAGGACCTGGACATCGCCAAGGACGAGGCCGAGATCGGTCGCGACATGCTGGCCGAGGTCGGCATCGAGGTCGAGGTCCGGCAGGTGCCGTCCAACGCCCTGTTCTCGGAGTACATCATCCCGGGCAACTACGAACTCGCCACCTACGTGCTCACCGGGTCCAACCCGTACGCGGGTGACTCCCAGGAGAACTACGGCATGCCGAACGAGGACGGCGAGTGGGGCAACAACCTCGCGCGCACGTCCACGCAGGAGATCGACGACGCGTTCGCCGAGCTGCGTTCCGAGACCGACCCGGACCGCTACGCCGAGATCGCCAACGAGATCGACCGCATGCTGTGGGAGGAGGTCGTGACCATCCCGTTCTTCGAGCGCCCGGGCCTGTACGTGGTGAACGAGGACCTGCACAACTGGGGCGAGTACGGTCTGGCCTCGGACTACGTGTACGAGGACATCGGCTGGGCCGCTGAGTAG
- a CDS encoding polysaccharide lyase family 1 protein — protein sequence MRLHPFAAAGAAALLCAALVSCSSDDDPLDTEPVNADVAPPPEEESAAPSETAEEQATALGWAGHPAEADGEEYPGVTGGADGETVTASDADDLAEHLSSDEPLTVEVNGTIDLGGSLEVGSDKTLVAGEDGAELTDGRLVVDGAANVVLDGLSVDADGTALAVRGGSHHVWVDGSTFSGGDGDPLVTVDDGSDYVTLSWNHFSDAESALVVGGEDDEPGALRVSIHHNFFDGTAGAQPRARNAEHVHVFNNYFRGNADYGVLSTHGSLVLVEGNYFEDTAMSVSAGDEEPGNVVTRDNLLVDTEQPELRGDVPDPPYAYGIDDTVDVPDLVSAGAGLRSASRP from the coding sequence ATGAGACTTCACCCGTTCGCCGCCGCAGGCGCGGCGGCACTGCTGTGCGCCGCTCTGGTCTCCTGCTCCAGCGATGACGACCCCCTGGACACCGAGCCGGTGAACGCCGACGTCGCTCCCCCGCCCGAGGAGGAGAGCGCCGCTCCCTCCGAGACGGCCGAGGAGCAGGCCACCGCACTGGGCTGGGCCGGCCACCCGGCCGAGGCGGACGGTGAGGAGTACCCGGGCGTGACGGGGGGCGCGGACGGCGAGACGGTCACCGCTTCGGACGCCGACGACCTGGCCGAGCACCTGTCCTCGGACGAACCCCTGACCGTCGAGGTCAACGGCACCATCGATCTCGGCGGATCGCTGGAGGTGGGTTCGGACAAGACCCTGGTCGCCGGGGAGGACGGCGCAGAGCTCACCGACGGGCGCCTGGTGGTGGACGGCGCGGCCAACGTCGTCCTGGACGGACTGAGCGTGGACGCCGACGGAACGGCCCTGGCCGTCCGGGGCGGCAGCCACCACGTGTGGGTGGACGGGTCGACGTTCTCCGGAGGCGACGGCGATCCCCTGGTGACGGTGGACGACGGGTCCGACTACGTCACGCTGTCCTGGAACCACTTCAGCGACGCCGAGTCCGCCCTGGTCGTCGGGGGCGAGGACGACGAACCCGGCGCCCTGCGGGTGAGCATCCACCACAACTTCTTCGACGGCACGGCCGGGGCCCAGCCGCGGGCGCGCAACGCCGAGCACGTGCACGTGTTCAACAACTACTTCCGCGGCAACGCCGACTACGGGGTGCTCTCCACACACGGCTCCCTGGTCCTGGTCGAGGGCAACTACTTCGAGGACACGGCGATGTCGGTCTCCGCCGGAGACGAGGAACCCGGAAACGTGGTGACCAGGGACAACCTCCTGGTGGACACCGAGCAGCCGGAGCTGCGCGGCGACGTTCCGGACCCCCCTTACGCCTACGGGATCGACGACACCGTGGACGTGCCCGACCTCGTCTCCGCGGGAGCGGGCCTCAGGTCGGCTTCCCGGCCCTGA